The following are from one region of the Mauremys reevesii isolate NIE-2019 linkage group 2, ASM1616193v1, whole genome shotgun sequence genome:
- the CCDC126 gene encoding coiled-coil domain-containing protein 126 — protein MFLTFSRKHMSQKLSLLLLVFGFIWGLMLLRYTFQHPRHQSSTELREQILDLSKRYVKALAEENKNIMNGGNGASMAGYADLKRTIAVLLDDILQRLVKLENKVDYIVVNGSATNTTNGTSGNLVPVTTSKRVNAASNIR, from the exons atgtttttaacattttcaagAAAACACATGTCCCAGAAACTGAGTTTGTtgttgctggtgtttggattcattTGGGGCTTGATGTTGCTGCGCTATACTTTTCAGCATCCAAGACACCAAAGCAGCACTGAATTGCGTGAACAGATACTAGACTTAAGTAAAAGATATGTGAAAGCCCTGGCagaagaaaataagaacataatgAATGGTGGTAATGGAGCCTCAATGGCAGGATATG CTGATCTCAAAAGAACAATTGCTGTTCTTCTGGATGACATCTTACAACGTCTGGTGAAATTGGAAAACAAAGTTGACTACATTGTTGTGAATGGCTCAGCAACAAATACCACCAATGGAACCAGTGGTAATCTGGTGCCAGTAACTACAAGTAAACGTGTAAATGCAGCAAGCAATATTAGATAA
- the FAM221A gene encoding protein FAM221A, with protein MERLRVQAGGTAAVDEYVEYRRIVGDDDGGKLFTPEQYEEYKRKILPIRLQNRLYVSWRSPTGMDCKLVGPETQCFCTHRYKQHKTDYEEIPKDRPICVPCRVSRCQCKSYHYVPLNGTQPIRCRCKHFADQHSAAPGFSCNSCSKCSGFHSCFTCGCGQPTYAHETVVETKQERLAQGKPVGQDVPYAAMGGLTGFSSLAEGYMRLDDSGVGAPSAEFLELPSSGMDHPFLKAFQGPSSSVQASSQLTGGSSAAKHISNLRSSEEDDMAYFEKQYQERLKKEKAAKQKVKGPLLSKNP; from the exons ATGGAGCGGCTGCGGGTGCAGGCGGGGGGCACGGCGGCGGTGGACGAGTACGTTGAGTACCGGAG AATTGTAGGTGATGACGACGGAGGGAAACTCTTTACCCCAGAGCAATATGAAGAATACAAAAGAAAAATTTTACCAATACGATTACAGAACAGATTGTATGTGAGCTGGAGATCACCAACTGGGATGGACTGTAAACTTGTGGGCCCGGAGACACAGTGTTTTTGTACCCATAg gtATAAACAACACAAAACAGATTATGAAGAGATTCCAAAAGATCGCCCTATTTGTGTACCCTGTCGAGTGAGCCGTTGCCAGTGCAAATCCTATCACTATGTCCCTCTAAATGGCACTCAGCCCATTCGTTGTAGATGCAAGCACTTTGCTGATCAGCACAGTGCAGCACCTGGATTTTCCTGTAACTCCT gtTCCAAATGTTCAGGATTTCACAGCTGCTTTACCTGTGGGTGTGGTCAGCCAACATATGCGCATGAAACGGTTGTGGAAACCAAACAAGAGCGCTTAGCCCAGGGAAAACCTGTGGGGCAGGATGTTCCCTATGCTGCAATGGGAGGATTAACTGGCTTTAGTTCACTGGCCGAAGGCTATATGAGACTTGATGACAGTGGAGTAG GGGCACCCTCTGCTGAATTTCTAGAGTTACCTAGTAGTGGCATGGATCATCCATTTCTAAAAGCATTCCAAGGCCCCTCCAGTTCTGTACAAGCCAGCTCACAATTAACAG GTGGTTCTAGTGCAGCAAAGCACATTTCTAATTTAAGGAGTTCTGAAGAAGATGACATGGCTTACTTTGAAAAACAGTACCAGGAACGG
- the LOC120396398 gene encoding craniofacial development protein 2-like, translating to MNVVQCYAPTNDSEEEDKDYFYNRLLKILETLPDKDITILMGDFNAKIGPDNTGYEQVMGTHALGEMSENGERFVDLCALNNLVIGGSIFPHKRIHKSTWVRQQA from the coding sequence atgaatgttgttcagtgctacgctccaaccaatgacagtgaagaggaggacaaagactacttttacaacagactcctgaaaatattagagactctcccagacaaagacattaccatccttatgggagactttaatgccaaaattggacctgataacacaggatacgaacaagtcatggggacccacgctctgggagagatgagtgagaatggagagagatttgtggatctgtgtgcacttaacaacctggtcataggaggcagcatctttcctcacaagcggatccacaagagtacctgggtacgccagcaggcatga